ACTGAATAGCGCTTTTCTCTCTCCATGGATCTGTGGATATTCACAAAGGAAAGATAAGAGCACTCTTTCCCCTGTCAACAAAAATGTGGATAACCCCTGGTTACCCACAGGTTATCCACACTTTCATCCACGTTATTTGACTGGCCGTTCCACTTTATGAGTGGCCTGCTGTAAACACATAAAACAGCGCACATCCCCGTGGGCCCCGTCAATCAGCTTCTCAATGTCCGGCGGAAGACCGCCATCTTCAAGGGATTCTTCAATCGCCTCATCCAGATGTTCATCACAACAGTACGTAATCACTTCTGTCATTCCTTCCTTTACAGCATCTGTTCGTTATCACCAGATCAGCTGCAGTTATCCACACTCTCCTAATGCCATCTTCTTCACGTGCACGGAGAAGCAGTGGACAACCTCTGTTACCCACTGCTTGTTCTCACTCATCCTGTCAGAAGACCTGTCTTTCAAGGATGAGCTCCGTCGTGTTTTCTTCTCCGTCTCTGAAATACGTGATCGTCATCGTGTCCCCGATATCGACTTCCGTATACAGATAACGCCTCAAGTCATTGGCATCTTTAATTTCGGTGTCATCCATCATTTTGATGACATCCCCTTCACGAAGACCCGCCTCATCTGCGGGGCTGCCTGGCTCGACTGCTTCAATATACACACCGCCGGCAAAGTCTTCCGGGAGACCGAGGGCGTCCTGCCAGTAAAAGCTCGGGATTTCCTGCAAGGAACGGAGAACGATCCCCATCTGCGGACGCTGCACTTCCCCGTATTCCTCAAGATCCTGAATCACCGGAACCACAACGGATGTCGGTATGGCGAATCCGATCCCTTCAACAGCGTTTTGTGCGATCTTCATGGAATTGATACCGATGACTTCCCCCTGAATATTTAAGAGGGCGCCACCGCTGTTTCCCGGATTGATGGCCGCATCCGTCTGAATGACTTCTGCGTTCCAATCCGTCTGTCCGTTTCCTGTCAGATCCACCGGAAGGCTTCGTTCAACGGCACTGATAATACCGAGGGTCACCGTTCCTTCAAAAGACAGCGGGTTCCCGATAGCAATGGCAGGTTCACCTGCCTGAAGCTGATCTGAATCACCAAAATCAGCCACCGTATCGACTTTATCCGCATCGATGGTCAAAACAGCTAGATCCGTCAGGACGTCTTCACCGACGAGCTCTGCCGGAACCCGGGACCCGTCAGTCAGGGTCACATCGACCTCGCTCTGTCCAACAGCAGCCCCTTCCACAACGTGCTGATTGGTCACGATATAAGCATGGTTCTCGGTGATCTTGTACACGACACCGGAGCCGGTACCTTCACCACCTGGGCTCATAAATCCTGAGGACTCCTGCATGTTCACAACACCGACAACCGCATCTGATACACGATCAACCGCGTTAATCACTTCTGAACTCGTCTCGAGCTGAATCGATGACGTCTGTTCCACATCCTCCGGACTCAAACCGCCATCCTGATCTCCTGCGATCTCCTGATTAGCCGGCGTATCGTCATTGCCTGCAGACAGCCAGCCGGTCTGTTCGAGGTACGGTGCTCCAAACAAAATCAGCAGTGCGCCTAAAACGGCACCAAAAAAGCCTGCAACCGCCGTCTTCCCGCGGCCGGATTTATTTCTGTCATGACGGGATTCCGGGCGCGGTGCATGATCATCATAATAGCCCATATTTAACCCCTCCTTCATTATTTTAAAAAAAGATCCTCCATACAGCCATTTTACTGCGGGAGGATCGTGATCGTCCATTACGATGATGGGCTTACAACAATTTTATGCCCTGTTAATAGAGTATCCCATAATTCTGACGGTCAAACCACTTTTAACGGGGTCGGTTCATATGGATCTGTATCAAAGAGCCTGATCGAATCACCGACGGGTCGGTCGTATTGCTGCAGGGTCTGTTCCACCGTCATCCGTGCAAGGTCCTTCATATTATTATCAAGGCTCAAATGCGCCAGATAGACATCCGTCGGTTCTTCACCGATGATTTCGTGCAAAGCAACACCGGCATCCACATTGGACACATGTCCCTCATCGCCAAGGATACGGCGCTTAACGCTCCACGGATATCGGCCCATCCGCAGCATTTCTGTATCATGATTCGATTCGAAAATCAGCTTATTCGCCGACCTCGCCATCCCGGCCATTCGGTCACTGACATAGCCGGTATCCGTCAAAATCGTCAGCTTCCTCTTCCCGTGCATGAATGAGAAGAACATCGGGTCCGCAGCATCATGACTGACACCGAATGATTCTATATCGAGATCGCCGAAAGCCAGGCGCTCATCGCGCTGAAAATGGAACTTCTGCTCCGGACTGATTTTGCCGAGCATCCCGTCCATCGCGAGCCAGGTCTTCTCATTGGCGTAAATCGGCAGACTGTATTTTCTTGCCAGGACACCGGCGCCTTTAATATGATCGCTGTGTTCGTGACTGATGAGAAGAGCATCCACATCAGACAGACTCCGTCCGATCCGGCTCATCGCAGCCTCGATTTTTTTGCCGCTCAGGCCGGCGTCTATCAGCACCCGTTTCTCCCCGGTTTCCACATAGATTGCATTACCTGTACTGCCGCTTGCCAGTACGCTGAACTGCATCGTCATACCTGTCATCACTCCAACGGTTGTATCATCTGAATATCACCTTTTTGTGCATCGACAAAAAAGTACTGGTTATTGGCGAGTATGCGCCATACCGGCACATACACCTGAAAATCCGCCTCTTCTTCCTGAAGCAGACTGTAATAGCCGAGTTCCGCTTCCTCAATGACCGTATTAACAACAATATGCTGCTTATTCATCAGCCGCTCAATGACCTTCATCGGAGACAACAGCTCCTGATCCCTGCCCTGATCGTTTACGTTTAATGCCCGCTGCTCATAGGACTCCACAGCAAAGTCTTCGTTCACATTCAGAATCAGGTGGAAATTGCCGCGATCGTACTCGTCTATTTTACGTCCTTCGTGCGTCTGATACAAGCCGATGATCTGTTCATCCTCCACATACTCCGCAATGGCATATCGCTCGCCCTGGTATACATACTGCTGTAAGAAGGCATTCACACTCGCTGTTAAGTTCGCATCGACGAGTTTATACGGTGAATCGAGTTCGGAAAACAGCGTCATGTCGTCAATAAGCTCCGGGCTCTGCCTGGTCAGTTCACCGGAATTGATCGCACCAACCATGATCCTCGGCGTCGCCGTCAAAGGACCCGCCTCGACGACCCGTTCAGGATCATCCACAAGGACCTCGATGCGGTTTGATTCGATCCGTTCC
This genomic window from [Bacillus] selenitireducens MLS10 contains:
- a CDS encoding MBL fold metallo-hydrolase, translated to MTMQFSVLASGSTGNAIYVETGEKRVLIDAGLSGKKIEAAMSRIGRSLSDVDALLISHEHSDHIKGAGVLARKYSLPIYANEKTWLAMDGMLGKISPEQKFHFQRDERLAFGDLDIESFGVSHDAADPMFFSFMHGKRKLTILTDTGYVSDRMAGMARSANKLIFESNHDTEMLRMGRYPWSVKRRILGDEGHVSNVDAGVALHEIIGEEPTDVYLAHLSLDNNMKDLARMTVEQTLQQYDRPVGDSIRLFDTDPYEPTPLKVV
- a CDS encoding two-component system regulatory protein YycI translates to MDWSKTKTIFIITFLMLNIFLGTQLYTKVTGSHMGILSEETLPERIESNRIEVLVDDPERVVEAGPLTATPRIMVGAINSGELTRQSPELIDDMTLFSELDSPYKLVDANLTASVNAFLQQYVYQGERYAIAEYVEDEQIIGLYQTHEGRKIDEYDRGNFHLILNVNEDFAVESYEQRALNVNDQGRDQELLSPMKVIERLMNKQHIVVNTVIEEAELGYYSLLQEEEADFQVYVPVWRILANNQYFFVDAQKGDIQMIQPLE
- a CDS encoding CxxH/CxxC protein, which gives rise to MTEVITYCCDEHLDEAIEESLEDGGLPPDIEKLIDGAHGDVRCFMCLQQATHKVERPVK
- a CDS encoding S1C family serine protease, which gives rise to MGYYDDHAPRPESRHDRNKSGRGKTAVAGFFGAVLGALLILFGAPYLEQTGWLSAGNDDTPANQEIAGDQDGGLSPEDVEQTSSIQLETSSEVINAVDRVSDAVVGVVNMQESSGFMSPGGEGTGSGVVYKITENHAYIVTNQHVVEGAAVGQSEVDVTLTDGSRVPAELVGEDVLTDLAVLTIDADKVDTVADFGDSDQLQAGEPAIAIGNPLSFEGTVTLGIISAVERSLPVDLTGNGQTDWNAEVIQTDAAINPGNSGGALLNIQGEVIGINSMKIAQNAVEGIGFAIPTSVVVPVIQDLEEYGEVQRPQMGIVLRSLQEIPSFYWQDALGLPEDFAGGVYIEAVEPGSPADEAGLREGDVIKMMDDTEIKDANDLRRYLYTEVDIGDTMTITYFRDGEENTTELILERQVF